From a region of the Dehalococcoidia bacterium genome:
- a CDS encoding dienelactone hydrolase family protein codes for MRIYRGVDHAFFNDTRPLYNARAAKDAWRRTLAFFRQHLG; via the coding sequence GTGCGCATCTACCGGGGGGTGGACCACGCCTTCTTCAACGACACCCGCCCCCTCTATAACGCCCGCGCCGCCAAAGACGCCTGGCGGCGGACGCTGGCCTTCTTCCGCCAGCATTTGGGGTAA
- a CDS encoding DNA starvation/stationary phase protection protein encodes MSIGSKQAVLEALSALLASTSLLYLKTRNYHWNVSGPLFSALHLLFERQYKELEEAIDEIAERMQALGAWAPGSYAEYVKVSVVKEDTGRPKAEEMLRTLTADHEAVAGVARRLIAAAEAAQDQASMDLGIRRQFAHEKHAWMLRSHLA; translated from the coding sequence ATGTCCATAGGGTCCAAACAGGCGGTTCTGGAGGCTCTGTCGGCTCTGTTAGCCAGCACCTCTCTTCTCTACCTGAAGACGCGCAACTACCACTGGAATGTGTCAGGGCCCTTGTTTTCGGCTCTGCACCTGCTGTTTGAAAGGCAGTATAAGGAACTGGAGGAGGCGATTGACGAGATCGCCGAGCGGATGCAGGCGTTGGGTGCCTGGGCACCGGGCAGTTACGCCGAATATGTGAAGGTGAGCGTGGTGAAGGAGGACACGGGGCGGCCCAAGGCGGAGGAGATGCTCCGCACCCTGACCGCGGACCACGAGGCGGTGGCCGGGGTGGCCCGACGCCTTATCGCCGCTGCGGAAGCGGCCCAGGACCAGGCCAGTATGGATCTGGGCATCCGACGCCAGTTTGCCCACGAAAAGCACGCCTGGATGCTCCGGAGCCACCTGGCGTGA